GAGGCTGACATGTCACGCAATACCAACACGTTGATGGCGTTCGTCCTGGGCGCCGCCGTGGGCGGCATCACCGCCCTCCTGCTGGCTCCGGACAAGGGCGAGGTCACGCGACGCCGCCTGCGCGAGGGCGGCAGCCGCGGCCTGCGCCGGGGCCGGGACGCGGTGAGCCACGCGGCAACCTCCCTGGAGGAGGACGCCCGCGAGAAGGGCCAGGCCGTGAGCGACGCGGTCCACCAGCGGGTCAACGCGGCCCGGGGGGCGGTCTCCGAGGCCAAGGAGGCCTACCGC
The genomic region above belongs to bacterium and contains:
- a CDS encoding YtxH domain-containing protein, encoding MSRNTNTLMAFVLGAAVGGITALLLAPDKGEVTRRRLREGGSRGLRRGRDAVSHAATSLEEDAREKGQAVSDAVHQRVNAARGAVSEAKEAYRREMDKP